Proteins found in one Paenibacillus dendritiformis genomic segment:
- a CDS encoding Na/Pi cotransporter family protein, whose translation MFAEIWYPLLGGMAVFLFGMKTMELALHAWAGPYLNRFLHRSTRTPLHGMLFSSGMTALLQSSTAITVITIGLVNAGLMSFSRSLGIILGTNVGTCLTTELIGLNISRYALPLLIGSLACWSAAILGGEYRLPLPKRLASLLHPLQFGSLAAAGFALILLGIEWMKQIGGPLQHRGMFTWFLERSNDSLLWALAAGMIITAVVHSSAAIIVMAMGLSATGALPVEIGIAIVIGSNVGTCFTALIASLGGSRHGQFVAWSHIVLNVGGAILFYPLIGQLHALSAWFTDDPAAQIARAQTVFNIASSVLALPLCYLKLWDRLR comes from the coding sequence ATGTTTGCAGAAATCTGGTATCCGCTGCTAGGCGGAATGGCTGTGTTTCTTTTTGGCATGAAAACGATGGAGCTCGCCCTTCACGCATGGGCAGGGCCTTATTTGAACCGCTTCCTGCACCGTTCCACGCGGACGCCGCTGCACGGCATGCTGTTCAGCTCCGGCATGACGGCGCTGCTTCAGAGCAGCACCGCCATCACGGTCATCACCATCGGGCTGGTGAACGCCGGGCTGATGAGCTTCTCGCGCTCGCTCGGCATCATTCTCGGTACGAATGTCGGCACCTGCCTGACGACGGAGCTGATCGGACTCAACATCAGCCGCTACGCGCTGCCGCTGCTTATCGGCTCGCTCGCCTGCTGGAGCGCGGCGATTCTGGGCGGCGAATACCGCCTGCCCCTGCCGAAGCGGCTCGCCTCCCTGCTGCATCCGCTGCAGTTCGGCTCGCTGGCCGCCGCCGGCTTCGCCCTCATTCTGCTCGGCATCGAATGGATGAAGCAGATCGGGGGGCCGCTGCAGCACCGCGGCATGTTCACCTGGTTCCTCGAGCGGTCCAACGACAGTCTGCTCTGGGCGCTTGCGGCCGGCATGATCATTACGGCCGTCGTTCACAGCAGCGCGGCCATCATCGTCATGGCGATGGGCTTGTCCGCTACCGGCGCCCTGCCGGTCGAGATCGGCATCGCCATCGTCATCGGCTCCAATGTCGGCACCTGCTTCACCGCGCTCATCGCATCGCTCGGCGGAAGCCGCCACGGCCAATTCGTGGCTTGGAGCCATATCGTGCTCAATGTGGGCGGGGCGATCCTGTTCTATCCGCTAATCGGTCAGCTCCATGCGCTGTCCGCCTGGTTCACCGACGATCCGGCCGCCCAGATCGCCCGCGCCCAGACGGTATTCAATATTGCGAGCTCTGTCCTGGCGCTCCCGCTGTGCTATCTGAAGCTGTGGGACCGGCTCCGGTAA
- the deoC gene encoding deoxyribose-phosphate aldolase, whose product MNEQIRLASLIDHTLLKPEAVRSDIEKLCDEARQHGFYSVCVNGTWVPLCRERLAGSEVRIAAVCGFPLGAGASSAKAFEAARAVEDGASEIDMVLQIGRLLDGDVKAVEADIAQVVRMVEGKAIVKVILETGMLTTGQKIEACKASEAAGAHFVKTSTGFGRGGATIEDVRLMRANVAPHIGVKASGGVRDTATALAMIEAGATRIGTSSGIAIVTGAGPTASDSTAGAPGQSSQY is encoded by the coding sequence ATGAACGAACAAATCCGATTGGCCAGCCTGATTGACCACACCTTGCTCAAGCCGGAAGCGGTGCGGAGCGATATTGAGAAATTGTGCGACGAGGCGCGGCAGCACGGCTTTTACAGCGTGTGTGTAAATGGGACCTGGGTTCCGCTCTGCCGCGAGCGGCTTGCCGGATCCGAAGTGCGCATCGCGGCCGTATGCGGGTTCCCGCTCGGAGCCGGCGCATCCTCCGCCAAGGCGTTCGAAGCGGCAAGAGCCGTGGAGGACGGGGCGTCGGAGATCGATATGGTGCTCCAGATCGGCCGCCTCCTAGACGGCGACGTGAAGGCGGTGGAAGCCGATATCGCCCAGGTGGTCCGCATGGTGGAAGGGAAGGCTATCGTCAAAGTCATCTTAGAGACGGGGATGCTGACGACCGGGCAAAAGATCGAGGCGTGCAAAGCCTCGGAAGCCGCAGGGGCGCATTTCGTCAAAACGTCGACCGGGTTCGGCCGCGGCGGTGCTACTATCGAGGATGTCCGGCTTATGCGCGCCAACGTAGCGCCGCATATCGGCGTGAAGGCTTCGGGCGGCGTAAGGGACACGGCGACCGCGCTCGCCATGATCGAGGCCGGCGCGACCCGAATCGGAACGAGCTCGGGAATCGCGATCGTTACCGGAGCCGGTCCCACAGCTTCAGATAGCACAGCGGGAGCGCCAGGACAGAGCTCGCAATATTGA